In Devosia litorisediminis, one genomic interval encodes:
- a CDS encoding DUF4169 family protein, which produces MAEIINLQKVRKQRARTEKAEQAEQNRIKFGRTKAEKQLTAAEQALADKRIDGHKRDDED; this is translated from the coding sequence TGGCCGAGATCATCAATCTGCAAAAGGTGCGCAAGCAGCGCGCCCGGACTGAAAAGGCCGAACAGGCCGAGCAGAACCGCATCAAGTTCGGCCGCACCAAGGCCGAAAAACAATTGACCGCTGCCGAACAGGCGCTGGCCGACAAGCGCATTGACGGCCACAAGCGCGACGACGAAGACTAG
- a CDS encoding NAD-dependent epimerase/dehydratase family protein, with protein sequence MSKVVVIGATGHIGTYLVPRLAMAGHQVIAVSRGVARPYQTNAVWSHVETLQIDRQAEEAKGNFGTTIANLNADIVIDLICFTRASSDQLADALEHNVSHLIHVGTIWTHGAAAVVPTLESAVKYPFGDYGVQKADIEADLLRRAHRRNFPVSIVYPGHIVGPGWAPLNPAGHFNPAVFSAIAANQRLSLPNFGLETVHDVHADDVAQVILGTMDNHAASMGESFHAVSSGALTLRGYAEAMYRWFGHEPNLDFAPFAQWAAEQNPDEAHATREHIARSPNCSIEKGRRLLGYAPRYTSLEAVQEAVTWLISDGQVTTQVS encoded by the coding sequence ATGAGCAAGGTTGTCGTTATTGGCGCCACCGGTCACATCGGCACCTATCTGGTGCCGCGTCTTGCCATGGCAGGCCATCAGGTCATCGCTGTCAGTCGCGGCGTCGCCAGGCCCTATCAGACCAATGCGGTCTGGTCCCATGTCGAGACCTTGCAGATCGACCGGCAGGCCGAAGAGGCCAAGGGCAATTTCGGCACCACCATTGCCAATCTGAATGCCGATATCGTCATCGACCTGATCTGTTTCACCCGCGCCAGCAGCGACCAGCTTGCTGATGCGCTGGAGCACAATGTCAGCCACCTCATCCATGTCGGCACCATCTGGACACACGGGGCCGCTGCGGTCGTGCCTACGCTGGAATCAGCGGTCAAATATCCCTTCGGTGACTACGGGGTACAAAAGGCCGATATCGAGGCTGACCTGCTGCGCCGCGCCCATCGGCGCAATTTCCCCGTCAGCATCGTTTATCCCGGCCATATCGTCGGTCCGGGCTGGGCGCCGCTCAATCCGGCTGGCCATTTCAATCCCGCGGTGTTTTCCGCCATCGCCGCCAACCAGAGGCTCAGCCTGCCCAATTTCGGGCTTGAAACGGTCCACGACGTCCATGCCGATGATGTTGCCCAGGTGATTTTGGGTACCATGGACAATCATGCCGCATCGATGGGCGAGAGCTTCCACGCGGTCTCTTCAGGGGCATTGACCCTGCGCGGCTATGCCGAAGCCATGTATCGCTGGTTCGGTCACGAGCCCAATCTGGACTTCGCCCCCTTTGCTCAATGGGCCGCCGAACAGAATCCCGACGAGGCTCATGCCACGCGCGAGCATATTGCCCGCTCGCCCAATTGCTCGATCGAAAAGGGCAGGCGATTGCTCGGCTACGCCCCGCGCTACACCTCGCTCGAGGCCGTTCAGGAAGCGGTGACCTGGCTCATAAGCGATGGACAGGTCACCACGCAGGTCAGCTAG
- a CDS encoding VOC family protein, with translation MAKSFIKQVAHACIFAHDLAATEAFYRDVLGIPTAFTFMRGEERIGYYLDLGARTFIEVFSKANASFDETNQINHICLETEDMDGLLAHVRSQGVTITDKKRGVDGTWQAWMADPNGVKLEIFEYTADSLQFKPHGSVCAVNW, from the coding sequence ATGGCCAAATCGTTCATCAAGCAGGTGGCACATGCCTGTATCTTCGCCCACGATCTTGCGGCCACCGAGGCTTTCTATCGAGACGTGCTGGGTATCCCGACGGCCTTTACCTTCATGCGGGGTGAAGAACGGATCGGTTATTACCTCGATCTGGGCGCCCGCACCTTCATCGAGGTGTTCAGCAAGGCCAATGCCAGTTTCGACGAAACCAATCAGATCAACCATATCTGCCTCGAGACCGAAGATATGGACGGGTTACTGGCCCATGTGCGCAGCCAGGGCGTGACCATCACCGACAAGAAGCGCGGCGTGGACGGGACCTGGCAAGCCTGGATGGCCGACCCCAATGGCGTCAAGCTGGAGATCTTCGAATACACCGCCGACAGCCTGCAATTCAAACCGCATGGCAGCGTGTGCGCGGTGAACTGGTAA